From a region of the Trueperaceae bacterium genome:
- a CDS encoding AAA family ATPase — protein sequence MPADPHTGSLFESPATEPLAARMRPRTLAEFIGQGHIIGPGRLLRRAIEADQLSSLIFYGPPGTGKTTLARVIANSTRARFTAINAVLSGVKEIREAVAAAQASRRAGAKTILFVDEVHRFNKAQQDALLPWVENGTVILVGATTENPFFEVNKALVSRSRVFQLQPLDEDDLRAVAYQALDDKERGYGNRTVELEEDALDHLVNVANGDARALLNALELAVETTPPEGGRVRVTKEVAEESIQRRAVLYDKEGDAHFDTISAFIKSVRGSDPDAALYWLAKMVYAGEDPRFIFRRLLVLASEDIGLADPSALPKTVAAAQAYDYVGLPEGRYHLAQATLYLATAPKSNSTLAFFDALAAVERERDSEVPVHLRDGNRDKESLGHGAGYAYPHAYRDHWVAQQYLPTSLQGQVFYQPSASGHEAAIRAEVERRREAQLAAMLEAEPTPEVLTVAPRDGRAAGQRERWLERAVSSRGKRLGELRDALFGLTPLTRHHVVLDLKPGTGLLTWEAVRRTPEGQVWALEPDESAASALDAQASNLPELDRPVVLRTNLASLTAELVGAVRFDAALGRGALAGTREGDLPRVLATLRSVMVAGGGLALAEVDTRRAQRLNALVDMAGEAPGLAERLAAAEESIYAPSGPARGNTLGAAPEKVAELLAGAGFADVQLTRLEFTDTRRLARETVEGWFARGAGRPAFVDHLAGMLGEEELQRVERVFKAQLADQEVRWRTTYYLLKATAG from the coding sequence ATGCCGGCCGACCCCCACACAGGCTCGCTCTTCGAGTCGCCCGCAACCGAACCGCTTGCCGCGCGCATGCGGCCCAGGACCCTGGCCGAGTTCATCGGCCAGGGTCATATCATCGGGCCCGGCCGCCTGCTGCGGCGGGCCATCGAGGCCGACCAGCTCTCGTCGCTGATCTTCTACGGGCCGCCGGGCACGGGCAAGACGACGCTCGCCAGGGTCATCGCGAACTCCACGCGGGCGCGCTTCACGGCCATCAACGCCGTGCTCTCCGGCGTCAAGGAGATCCGTGAGGCCGTCGCAGCGGCGCAGGCCTCCCGCCGCGCCGGCGCCAAGACCATCCTCTTCGTCGACGAGGTGCACCGTTTCAACAAGGCCCAGCAGGACGCGCTCTTGCCGTGGGTCGAGAACGGCACCGTCATCCTGGTCGGCGCGACGACAGAGAACCCGTTCTTCGAGGTCAACAAGGCGCTCGTCAGCCGCAGCCGCGTGTTCCAGCTCCAGCCGCTCGACGAGGACGACCTGCGGGCCGTGGCGTACCAGGCCCTCGACGACAAGGAGCGCGGCTACGGCAATCGCACCGTCGAGCTCGAGGAGGACGCCCTCGACCACCTCGTCAACGTGGCCAACGGCGACGCGCGCGCCCTGCTGAACGCCCTCGAGTTGGCGGTCGAGACGACCCCGCCCGAAGGCGGCCGCGTGCGCGTCACCAAGGAGGTCGCCGAGGAGTCCATCCAGCGCCGCGCCGTCCTGTACGACAAGGAGGGCGACGCGCACTTCGACACGATCAGCGCGTTCATCAAGAGCGTGCGCGGCTCCGACCCCGACGCCGCCCTCTACTGGCTCGCCAAGATGGTCTACGCCGGCGAGGACCCGCGCTTCATCTTCAGGCGCCTCCTCGTCCTGGCCAGCGAGGACATCGGACTGGCCGACCCGTCGGCGCTGCCCAAGACGGTGGCGGCGGCGCAAGCCTACGACTACGTGGGCCTGCCCGAGGGCCGCTACCACCTGGCGCAGGCGACCCTCTACCTTGCCACGGCCCCGAAGTCCAACAGCACGCTGGCCTTCTTCGACGCGCTGGCCGCCGTGGAGCGCGAGCGCGACTCGGAGGTTCCCGTCCACCTGCGCGACGGGAACCGCGACAAGGAGTCGCTCGGCCACGGGGCCGGCTACGCGTATCCGCACGCCTACCGGGACCACTGGGTGGCGCAGCAGTACCTACCGACGTCGTTGCAGGGCCAGGTCTTCTACCAGCCGAGCGCAAGCGGCCACGAGGCGGCCATCCGCGCCGAGGTGGAGCGCAGGCGCGAGGCGCAGCTCGCGGCCATGTTGGAAGCGGAGCCCACGCCCGAGGTCCTCACGGTGGCGCCACGCGACGGCCGGGCGGCGGGACAGCGCGAGCGGTGGCTCGAACGCGCCGTGTCCTCGCGGGGCAAGCGGCTGGGCGAGTTGCGAGACGCGCTCTTCGGCCTGACGCCGCTGACGAGGCACCACGTCGTACTCGACCTGAAGCCGGGGACCGGCCTCCTGACCTGGGAGGCCGTGCGGCGCACGCCGGAGGGCCAGGTGTGGGCGCTCGAGCCGGACGAGAGCGCCGCGAGCGCCCTGGACGCCCAAGCGAGCAACCTCCCGGAGCTAGACCGACCGGTCGTTCTACGCACTAACCTCGCGTCCCTGACAGCCGAACTCGTCGGGGCCGTGAGGTTCGACGCCGCGCTCGGGCGGGGGGCGCTGGCCGGCACCAGGGAGGGCGACCTGCCGCGCGTCCTCGCCACCCTGCGCTCCGTGATGGTCGCCGGGGGCGGCCTGGCGCTGGCGGAGGTCGACACGCGGAGGGCCCAGCGGCTCAACGCCCTCGTCGACATGGCCGGCGAGGCACCGGGGCTGGCCGAGCGCCTCGCGGCTGCGGAGGAGTCGATCTACGCCCCGTCCGGTCCCGCGCGGGGCAACACGCTCGGCGCCGCCCCCGAGAAGGTCGCCGAACTGCTCGCCGGCGCTGGGTTCGCCGACGTGCAACTCACGCGACTCGAGTTCACGGACACGCGCCGGCTGGCCAGGGAGACCGTGGAAGGTTGGTTCGCACGGGGCGCCGGGCGCCCCGCCTTCGTCGACCACCTAGCGGGCATGCTGGGCGAGGAGGAGCTGCAGCGCGTCGAGAGGGTCTTCAAGGCGCAGCTCGCCGACCAGGAAGTACGCTGGCGGACCACGTACTACTTGCTGAAGGCCACGGCCGGCTGA
- a CDS encoding SDR family oxidoreductase, producing MSDEPAASGSSTAAFGRFDLTGRVALVTGATGVLGGEMARGLAAHGAKIAVLGRNAERAEELAAGLASEGYEALATPADVLDRPSLERAREAIMKRFGRLDVLVNAAGGNMPGATLLPGASFLELGEEPMREVIDLNYMGTVLPIQVFGAELAKGGHGSIVNISSMAALRAITRVVGYSAAKAAIDNLTRWLAMEFGRQYGGGLRVNAMAPGFFIGNQNRRLLLEEDGSLTARGRTIIDHTPLGRFGEPEELVGTLVWLCSDASRFVTGVVVPVDGGFAVTSGV from the coding sequence GTGAGCGACGAACCCGCGGCGAGCGGCTCCTCCACGGCCGCCTTCGGCCGCTTCGACCTAACGGGCCGCGTAGCGCTCGTCACGGGCGCCACAGGCGTCCTTGGGGGCGAGATGGCGCGCGGCCTGGCCGCGCACGGGGCGAAGATAGCCGTGCTGGGCAGGAACGCCGAGCGCGCGGAGGAACTCGCCGCCGGCCTCGCCTCCGAAGGGTACGAGGCGCTGGCGACGCCGGCCGACGTCCTCGACCGCCCCTCGCTCGAGCGCGCGCGCGAGGCGATCATGAAGCGCTTCGGGCGCCTGGACGTCCTCGTGAACGCGGCGGGCGGCAACATGCCCGGCGCCACTCTGCTGCCGGGCGCGAGCTTCCTGGAGCTCGGCGAAGAACCCATGCGCGAGGTGATCGACCTGAACTACATGGGCACCGTCCTGCCCATCCAAGTGTTCGGGGCCGAGCTCGCCAAGGGCGGCCACGGCAGCATCGTCAACATCTCCTCCATGGCGGCGCTCCGCGCCATCACGCGCGTCGTCGGCTACTCGGCCGCCAAGGCCGCCATCGACAACCTCACGCGCTGGCTCGCCATGGAGTTCGGCCGCCAGTACGGCGGTGGCCTGCGCGTCAACGCCATGGCCCCCGGGTTCTTCATCGGCAACCAGAACCGCCGGCTCCTGCTGGAGGAGGACGGCTCGCTGACGGCGCGGGGGCGCACCATCATCGATCACACGCCGCTCGGGCGCTTCGGCGAGCCCGAGGAGCTGGTAGGCACACTCGTATGGCTGTGCTCTGACGCCAGTCGCTTCGTAACGGGCGTCGTGGTGCCCGTGGACGGCGGCTTCGCCGTCACCAGCGGGGTGTGA
- a CDS encoding tagaturonate epimerase family protein, producing MSESTSPAPGTTPDMPADRAAAARVAAEHGRQAAPGSARGVDGLFFWAEPGAGGGRLVVATLANHALGANAAVIEALGPETHASGGWTVFRANRAPATDAALRALLPNLAPRPLGLATSAGFGDRLGLATPGHVDALNACGAAGKVAAIFGQQSMRENARTGRTPREVVDDATWGAFTAGWQHAVGADADHLKTEADIDLCLAAGYSFFTIDPGEHVNPAADTLEGAKLQEAFDALPWQALETTPGDLRARLGGARVDLGAAPAGASAAAGSGAASGMAGAHAAADVVTFAPGALERAAVKYGRAVAHVARLARHLVARAGYPTELEVSVDETPTPTSFAEHVYFATELRRLGVRWVSLAPRFVGEFEKGVEYIGDLGELARCLRGHAAIAAQLGPYKLSLHSGSDKFAVYPIAAAATGGLVHLKTAGTSYLEALRVVGAHEPELLRRVAELALERFAEDVHSYHISGSPARMPELAALGGTAICALLEQLDARQVLHVTFGSALKAHGAEIRAVLRREPAAYRAALRRHFERHIAPLVTPLVTPLATPLATGARGAA from the coding sequence ATGAGCGAGAGCACCAGTCCCGCGCCTGGCACGACGCCAGACATGCCGGCCGACCGGGCGGCGGCCGCGCGCGTGGCCGCGGAGCACGGGCGCCAGGCGGCGCCTGGCAGCGCCCGCGGCGTGGACGGCCTGTTCTTCTGGGCCGAACCCGGGGCGGGCGGCGGCCGCCTCGTCGTGGCCACCCTGGCGAACCACGCGCTCGGCGCGAACGCCGCCGTCATCGAAGCGCTCGGGCCGGAGACCCATGCGAGCGGCGGCTGGACCGTCTTCCGCGCCAACCGCGCTCCCGCGACGGACGCCGCGCTCCGTGCGCTCCTGCCGAACCTCGCGCCGCGGCCGCTCGGCCTCGCGACGAGCGCCGGCTTCGGCGACCGGCTCGGCCTCGCCACGCCCGGCCACGTCGACGCCCTGAACGCCTGCGGCGCCGCCGGCAAGGTGGCGGCCATCTTCGGCCAGCAGTCCATGCGCGAGAACGCCCGCACGGGCCGCACCCCGCGCGAGGTCGTCGACGACGCGACCTGGGGCGCGTTCACCGCCGGCTGGCAGCACGCGGTCGGCGCCGACGCCGACCACCTCAAGACGGAGGCCGACATCGACCTCTGCCTCGCAGCCGGCTACTCCTTCTTCACGATCGACCCCGGCGAGCATGTGAACCCGGCCGCGGACACGCTGGAAGGGGCCAAGCTGCAGGAGGCGTTCGACGCCCTGCCGTGGCAGGCGCTGGAGACGACGCCGGGCGACCTGCGGGCGCGGCTCGGCGGCGCGCGCGTCGACCTCGGTGCCGCGCCTGCGGGCGCTTCGGCCGCAGCCGGCTCCGGCGCGGCTTCCGGTATGGCAGGCGCCCACGCGGCTGCGGACGTCGTGACCTTCGCCCCCGGCGCCCTCGAGCGGGCCGCCGTCAAGTACGGCAGGGCCGTCGCCCACGTCGCGAGGCTGGCCAGGCACCTCGTCGCGCGGGCCGGCTACCCGACGGAGCTCGAGGTATCCGTCGACGAGACGCCCACCCCCACGTCGTTCGCAGAGCACGTCTACTTCGCTACGGAGCTGCGCCGCCTCGGCGTGCGCTGGGTGTCCCTCGCCCCGCGGTTCGTCGGGGAGTTCGAGAAGGGCGTCGAGTACATCGGCGACCTGGGCGAGCTGGCGCGCTGTCTACGGGGCCATGCGGCCATCGCGGCCCAACTCGGCCCCTACAAGCTGAGCCTCCACTCCGGCTCCGACAAGTTCGCCGTCTACCCGATCGCGGCAGCCGCCACGGGCGGCCTCGTGCACCTCAAGACGGCGGGCACGAGCTACCTGGAGGCGCTGCGCGTGGTGGGCGCGCATGAGCCCGAGCTGCTCAGGCGCGTCGCCGAGCTGGCCTTGGAGCGTTTCGCGGAGGACGTGCACTCGTACCACATCTCCGGCAGCCCCGCGCGGATGCCGGAACTGGCGGCCTTGGGCGGTACCGCCATCTGCGCGCTCCTCGAGCAGCTCGACGCCAGACAGGTGCTGCACGTGACCTTCGGCTCGGCCCTCAAGGCCCACGGCGCCGAGATCCGCGCGGTGCTACGGCGCGAGCCGGCCGCGTACCGGGCCGCGCTGCGCCGCCACTTCGAGCGGCACATCGCCCCGCTCGTCACCCCGCTCGTCACCCCGCTCGCCACCCCGCTCGCCACCGGCGCCAGGGGTGCCGCGTGA
- a CDS encoding LacI family transcriptional regulator yields the protein MTDRSGRRGEGSRPRTVTNADVAAAAGVSTMTVSRVVNGTGRVSEATRQRVRKAIDELGYQPNQLARSLTQGRTRTIGIVVPDITNPFFPEIVRGAEDAAWAAGYTVALANAVEDQARERAALRNLAGHRVDGVIVCSPRLPDHELTDLLAAHPAAVLVNRKVHGAPAVSLMVDDLLGAHLAVGHLLGRGRTRLALLGGPDRSASAKYRREGFLAAMREAGVGVNEALLTHCEPNEEAGYEAATRWAQAKGGAPFDGIVAYNDLAALGAVRALNAAGLRVPEDVAVVGCDDIRMASAVAPSLTTLRIEKYGLGRLAVEMIFALQRGRKPADKTFAPELIVRESAP from the coding sequence GTGACCGACCGGTCCGGACGACGCGGCGAGGGCTCCAGGCCGAGGACCGTCACGAACGCCGACGTCGCGGCTGCCGCCGGCGTGTCGACCATGACCGTATCGCGCGTCGTGAACGGCACGGGCAGGGTCAGCGAGGCGACGCGCCAGCGCGTCCGCAAGGCGATCGACGAGCTCGGGTACCAGCCGAACCAGCTCGCGCGCTCACTCACCCAGGGCCGCACGCGCACCATAGGCATCGTCGTCCCGGACATCACGAACCCCTTCTTCCCCGAGATCGTCCGCGGGGCGGAGGACGCCGCCTGGGCGGCCGGCTACACGGTGGCCCTCGCCAACGCCGTCGAGGACCAGGCTCGCGAACGCGCCGCCCTGCGCAACCTCGCCGGTCACAGGGTGGACGGGGTGATCGTCTGCAGCCCCCGCCTCCCGGATCACGAGCTGACCGACCTGCTGGCGGCCCACCCCGCCGCCGTGCTCGTCAACCGCAAGGTCCACGGCGCGCCTGCCGTGAGCCTGATGGTCGACGACCTCCTCGGCGCGCACCTCGCCGTCGGGCACCTGCTCGGGCGCGGCCGCACCCGCCTGGCGCTCCTCGGCGGCCCCGACCGCTCGGCCAGCGCCAAGTACCGGCGCGAGGGGTTCCTGGCCGCCATGCGCGAGGCGGGCGTGGGCGTCAACGAGGCCCTCCTCACGCACTGCGAGCCGAACGAGGAGGCCGGCTACGAGGCCGCAACGCGCTGGGCGCAGGCCAAGGGGGGCGCGCCGTTCGACGGCATCGTCGCCTACAACGACCTGGCCGCGCTCGGCGCAGTGCGCGCGCTTAACGCCGCCGGGCTGCGCGTGCCCGAGGACGTCGCCGTCGTGGGGTGCGACGACATCCGCATGGCCAGCGCCGTCGCGCCGTCGCTGACGACGCTGCGCATCGAGAAGTACGGCCTTGGCCGCCTCGCGGTGGAGATGATCTTCGCTCTGCAGCGGGGCAGGAAGCCGGCGGACAAGACGTTCGCGCCGGAGCTGATCGTTAGGGAGAGTGCGCCGTGA
- the uxaC gene encoding glucuronate isomerase, producing MSGPQGERRSDSGRRPQGDPARRATGAAWSLDPDRCFSPEPSRRALARALHAEVAGLPLVSPHGHVPPSLLLDDAPLGDPASTFVVPDHYLLRMLHSQGVPLERLGVARLDDAPVETDPRAIWREFCARFHLFAGTPSGLWLKHELVDLFGLTERPSAANADRTYDHLAARLAEPGYRPRALFARFGIEVLATTDAATDSLDEHSELQREGMNVVPTFRPDAVIDPTREDFLANLRLLEERSGVAVDGYAAYLAALEQRRAAFKAAGATATDHAALTADAAPLPEAEAVFDRVLAGAATEAERRAFAANMLMVMARMSAEDGLVMQLHVGSLRDHHRPTFERFGRDKGADMPIAGGWTRQLAPLLNELGAHERFRLVLYTLDETTYSRELAPLAGFYPALRLGAPWWFFDSVLGMERYLDAVSETAGIYNLAGFVDDTRAYPSIPARHDVWRRVTCDWLAGRVVRGLIDEDQAPALARALAYDLTKETYRLGANG from the coding sequence GTGAGCGGGCCGCAGGGCGAGCGCAGGTCCGACAGCGGCCGCAGACCCCAGGGCGACCCGGCGCGCAGAGCGACCGGTGCGGCCTGGTCGCTCGACCCGGACCGCTGCTTCTCCCCCGAACCGAGCCGGCGCGCCCTCGCGCGCGCGCTCCACGCCGAGGTCGCGGGGCTGCCGCTCGTCTCCCCGCACGGCCACGTGCCGCCCTCGCTGCTGCTCGACGACGCGCCCCTCGGCGACCCCGCCAGCACGTTCGTGGTACCCGACCACTACCTGCTCCGCATGCTGCACAGCCAGGGCGTGCCCCTGGAGCGGTTGGGCGTGGCGCGCCTGGACGACGCCCCCGTCGAGACGGACCCGCGCGCCATCTGGCGGGAGTTCTGCGCCCGCTTTCACCTCTTCGCCGGCACGCCGTCGGGGCTGTGGCTGAAGCACGAGCTCGTCGACCTCTTCGGCCTCACCGAGCGACCGTCGGCCGCGAACGCCGACAGGACCTACGACCACCTCGCCGCCCGACTGGCCGAGCCGGGGTACAGGCCGCGCGCCCTCTTCGCGCGCTTCGGCATCGAGGTCCTCGCGACGACGGACGCCGCCACCGACTCGCTCGACGAGCACTCCGAGCTCCAGCGGGAGGGCATGAACGTCGTCCCGACCTTCCGGCCGGACGCCGTAATCGACCCGACGCGTGAGGACTTCCTCGCCAACTTGCGGCTGCTGGAGGAGCGCAGCGGCGTAGCCGTCGACGGCTACGCCGCCTACCTCGCCGCGCTCGAGCAGCGCCGCGCCGCCTTCAAGGCCGCGGGCGCGACGGCGACGGACCACGCGGCCCTCACGGCCGACGCGGCGCCCCTACCCGAGGCCGAGGCGGTCTTCGACCGCGTGCTGGCCGGCGCGGCCACCGAGGCCGAGCGCCGGGCGTTCGCGGCGAACATGCTCATGGTCATGGCCCGCATGAGCGCCGAGGACGGTCTCGTCATGCAGCTCCACGTCGGCTCCCTGCGCGACCACCACCGCCCCACGTTCGAGCGCTTCGGGCGCGACAAGGGCGCCGACATGCCCATCGCCGGCGGCTGGACGCGGCAGCTCGCGCCCCTCCTGAACGAGCTCGGCGCGCATGAGCGTTTCAGGCTCGTGCTGTACACGCTCGACGAGACGACCTACTCGCGTGAGCTCGCGCCTCTGGCCGGCTTCTACCCCGCCCTGCGCCTCGGCGCGCCGTGGTGGTTCTTCGACTCCGTGCTCGGCATGGAGCGCTACCTCGACGCCGTGAGCGAGACGGCCGGCATCTATAACCTCGCGGGTTTCGTCGACGACACGCGCGCCTACCCCTCCATCCCCGCGCGCCACGACGTGTGGCGGCGCGTGACGTGCGACTGGCTGGCCGGCCGCGTGGTGCGAGGCCTCATCGACGAGGACCAGGCCCCCGCCCTCGCGCGCGCCCTCGCGTACGACCTCACGAAGGAGACCTACCGCCTGGGTGCCAACGGCTGA
- a CDS encoding DVUA0089 family protein: MPRTPTRLLIALTFAMVAMAGAQRPFNVPNYYVSQLTKLQAGVSVTGQLDESDGQNYKDGSYLDIYTFETGMDEEFVVTVSSYDFDTYVSVFDPEGGLYDWNDDDGYGDAYTSRLQVYPYTAGKYYIVVSGYSQYDLGEYEIVVDQGIGAGLEDATPISAPGQYSGVLAASDPTVPSGWTGPSHAFLLQLSEPTALRIAASSNDFDTYLYVYDSAGYAVASNDDADYSEELGYNSDSALFTLLSPGTYVVYVAAWSLDGEGAYTLDLEVYVPQR; the protein is encoded by the coding sequence ATGCCACGTACGCCAACCCGACTCCTGATCGCCCTGACGTTCGCCATGGTCGCCATGGCCGGCGCCCAGCGGCCGTTCAACGTCCCCAACTACTACGTCTCCCAGCTCACCAAGCTGCAAGCGGGCGTGAGCGTGACCGGTCAGCTCGACGAATCGGACGGCCAGAACTACAAGGACGGCTCGTACCTCGACATCTACACGTTCGAGACCGGGATGGACGAGGAGTTCGTCGTCACCGTCTCCAGCTACGACTTCGACACCTACGTGAGCGTCTTCGATCCGGAAGGCGGGCTCTACGACTGGAACGACGACGACGGCTACGGCGACGCCTACACCTCGCGCCTCCAGGTGTACCCGTACACGGCCGGCAAGTACTACATCGTGGTGAGCGGCTACAGCCAGTACGACCTCGGCGAGTACGAGATCGTCGTCGACCAGGGCATCGGCGCCGGCCTCGAGGACGCCACGCCCATCAGCGCACCCGGCCAGTACAGCGGCGTCCTCGCAGCGTCGGACCCGACCGTGCCGTCCGGCTGGACGGGCCCGAGCCACGCGTTCCTCCTCCAGCTCAGTGAGCCCACCGCCCTGCGCATCGCGGCCTCCTCGAACGACTTCGACACTTACCTGTACGTGTACGACTCGGCCGGCTACGCGGTCGCGAGCAACGACGACGCCGATTACAGCGAGGAGCTCGGCTACAACAGCGACTCTGCGCTGTTCACCCTCCTGAGTCCCGGCACGTACGTCGTGTACGTGGCGGCGTGGAGCCTCGACGGCGAGGGCGCCTACACGCTGGACCTCGAGGTCTACGTCCCCCAGCGCTGA
- the lepB gene encoding signal peptidase I: MTRSSDNKSDTPRAMARARLRPGAASGRTGSGSGGKPAATLTFKQRFWREVRGYAEALVIAFLVVTFLFTTVGVVGTSMEPNLDGGNGRGNVLQALLTGDRVFIPKFDTWLRRAGLLGHYERGAVVVLREPATAPTALESGKRNFFIKRIVGVPGDRIRIERGQVYVNDVAIDQGFITDSGTIRVAPVDFPSVIVRDGAVSALVMGFETTPKGNAVPMLPMGGFAPASVSVDDPRVQLFYGNVLKNVEVPAGTAEGTPVVLNMVVPAGHYFVMGDNRSAGGSEDSRYFGPVEAMAIAGRATAVIWPPRRDGEWNFRGLSAPEAFKAADSAE, encoded by the coding sequence ATGACCAGAAGCAGCGATAACAAATCCGATACGCCGCGAGCGATGGCGCGAGCGCGGTTGCGCCCGGGCGCCGCAAGCGGCCGGACCGGCTCCGGCAGCGGTGGCAAACCGGCGGCCACGCTCACGTTCAAGCAGCGCTTCTGGCGCGAGGTGCGCGGCTACGCGGAGGCGCTCGTCATCGCCTTCCTCGTCGTCACGTTCCTGTTCACGACCGTCGGCGTCGTGGGCACGTCGATGGAGCCGAACCTCGACGGCGGCAACGGCCGCGGCAACGTCTTGCAGGCGCTGCTCACCGGCGACCGCGTCTTCATCCCCAAGTTCGACACGTGGTTGCGCCGCGCCGGCCTCCTTGGCCACTACGAGCGCGGTGCCGTAGTCGTGCTGCGCGAGCCGGCCACGGCCCCGACCGCGCTGGAGTCCGGCAAGCGCAACTTCTTCATCAAGCGCATAGTCGGTGTGCCGGGCGACCGTATCCGCATCGAGCGGGGTCAGGTGTACGTCAACGACGTGGCCATCGACCAGGGCTTCATCACCGACTCCGGCACCATCCGCGTCGCGCCCGTCGATTTCCCGTCCGTGATCGTTCGCGACGGCGCCGTGAGCGCCCTGGTCATGGGCTTCGAGACGACGCCCAAGGGCAACGCCGTCCCCATGCTCCCGATGGGCGGCTTCGCGCCCGCGAGCGTGAGCGTCGACGACCCTCGCGTGCAGCTCTTCTACGGCAACGTCCTGAAGAACGTCGAGGTGCCGGCCGGGACGGCCGAGGGCACCCCGGTGGTCCTGAACATGGTCGTGCCGGCGGGCCACTACTTCGTGATGGGCGACAACCGCTCCGCCGGCGGCAGCGAGGACTCCCGCTACTTCGGTCCGGTCGAGGCCATGGCCATCGCCGGGCGGGCCACGGCCGTTATCTGGCCGCCCAGGCGCGACGGGGAGTGGAACTTCCGCGGGCTGAGCGCGCCGGAGGCGTTCAAGGCGGCGGATAGCGCGGAGTAG
- a CDS encoding MFS transporter produces MAAQPAAVSRGPQHALTLRYAFLVGLLELAIAVPMPVLVLHMTGRGLDLAVIGLAFTLRAVFVVLLELPTGGLADAIGRRPVALASQLFTLASFGALLFVSGPFLALVYALLQGIGSALHSGALDAWYVDELKRLEPEVELEPHLATVNVYQSAGMLIGTALGGVLPKLTAGLDLPWPLSGFGVALFAGVVLRGLVWLFTYLLMQEPVKPQGGELVGLKAVPAILMDAGRLTKRIPRVRWLLVAAGASGLAMVSIETFWQPIAALTFGDQPDDSLPFAVLGTLSGVAVLLGSLAVMRWGKLFPGGSVALAGVSTVVRGVAMLLFAALASAWGLGVGLAVTYFALATTNVPHYALLHDTIPSSRRSSMLSVHSLVFFAGIAIASGPLGWLATQMGPRPALAIAAMLTIGSSLAYVIVARLKPVRIEMTEHDAMVSVVVDDQEVAAVNAITAPVGGPEGAFEAAAREQLIE; encoded by the coding sequence ATGGCTGCGCAGCCGGCTGCCGTGAGCCGCGGCCCGCAGCACGCGCTGACCCTGCGTTACGCGTTCCTCGTCGGGCTGCTCGAGCTGGCGATAGCCGTGCCGATGCCTGTCCTCGTGCTGCACATGACCGGCCGCGGGCTGGACCTGGCGGTGATCGGGCTGGCCTTCACGCTGCGGGCCGTGTTCGTCGTGCTCCTGGAACTGCCTACGGGCGGGCTCGCCGACGCCATCGGGCGCCGACCTGTCGCTCTCGCTTCGCAGCTCTTCACGCTGGCCTCGTTCGGGGCGCTGCTGTTCGTCTCCGGCCCCTTCCTCGCCCTCGTCTACGCCCTCCTGCAGGGCATCGGCTCCGCCCTCCACTCGGGCGCGCTCGATGCCTGGTACGTGGACGAGCTCAAGCGCCTGGAGCCGGAGGTCGAGCTGGAGCCCCACCTCGCCACGGTGAACGTCTACCAGTCGGCCGGCATGCTGATAGGCACGGCCCTGGGCGGGGTCCTCCCCAAGCTCACGGCTGGCCTCGACCTGCCATGGCCCCTCTCGGGGTTCGGCGTGGCGCTGTTCGCCGGCGTGGTGCTGCGCGGCCTCGTATGGCTGTTCACTTACCTGCTCATGCAGGAACCGGTGAAGCCGCAGGGCGGCGAGCTGGTCGGCTTGAAGGCGGTCCCGGCCATCCTCATGGATGCGGGCAGGCTCACGAAGCGCATCCCGCGGGTCAGGTGGCTGCTCGTCGCGGCCGGCGCGAGCGGGCTGGCCATGGTCAGCATCGAGACCTTCTGGCAGCCCATCGCGGCCCTCACGTTCGGCGACCAGCCGGACGACTCCCTCCCGTTCGCCGTCCTCGGCACGCTCTCCGGCGTAGCAGTCCTGCTTGGCAGCCTCGCTGTGATGCGCTGGGGCAAGCTCTTCCCCGGCGGCAGCGTGGCGCTCGCCGGCGTCAGCACGGTCGTGCGTGGCGTGGCCATGCTGCTGTTCGCGGCGCTGGCCTCGGCGTGGGGCCTCGGCGTCGGCCTCGCCGTCACCTACTTCGCGCTCGCAACGACCAACGTCCCCCATTACGCCCTCCTGCACGACACCATCCCCTCCTCACGCCGGTCGTCCATGCTGTCGGTGCACTCCCTGGTGTTCTTCGCCGGCATCGCGATCGCCTCGGGACCGCTGGGGTGGCTGGCCACGCAGATGGGGCCGAGGCCGGCCCTCGCCATCGCGGCCATGCTCACGATAGGCTCGAGCCTCGCCTACGTCATCGTCGCGCGGCTGAAGCCGGTGCGCATCGAGATGACCGAACACGACGCCATGGTCTCGGTGGTAGTCGATGACCAGGAGGTCGCGGCCGTCAACGCCATCACCGCTCCGGTCGGCGGGCCCGAGGGCGCGTTCGAGGCGGCGGCGCGCGAGCAGCTCATCGAGTAG